The Congregibacter litoralis KT71 genome contains a region encoding:
- the lolA gene encoding outer membrane lipoprotein chaperone LolA has protein sequence MFKAIIRALAAGLLLNAAPGLARSESDDVWALLASQSQARGSFVQELSDEDGELLERTRGRYAVLRPGFFRWEIQEPDQQLIVVSGTDLWHYDRDLAAATRRDTSQTNEFTPLELLAGDSDELREKFTTQVLGPGQVRLVPTFPQAGFASVDITWKDEAVVAMAVVDRSGQTIDLALTPDAAPAALTAGDFEFTPPPGVDVYEPSDY, from the coding sequence GTGTTCAAGGCAATTATCAGAGCGCTAGCAGCAGGACTGTTGCTCAACGCGGCCCCTGGACTCGCCCGGAGCGAGAGCGATGACGTGTGGGCGCTCCTCGCTTCCCAGTCCCAGGCCCGGGGCAGCTTTGTACAGGAGCTGTCCGATGAAGACGGGGAGCTCCTGGAACGCACCCGGGGCCGCTACGCAGTGCTGCGGCCGGGCTTTTTCCGGTGGGAAATACAGGAACCCGATCAGCAGTTAATCGTCGTGTCGGGCACCGACCTCTGGCATTACGATCGCGATCTGGCCGCTGCAACGCGGCGGGATACCTCCCAGACCAATGAGTTTACGCCTCTGGAGCTTCTCGCCGGCGATAGCGATGAGTTGCGAGAAAAATTTACCACCCAGGTCCTGGGCCCCGGGCAGGTACGCCTGGTGCCGACTTTTCCTCAGGCGGGCTTTGCCTCTGTGGATATCACCTGGAAGGACGAGGCGGTTGTTGCTATGGCGGTCGTGGATCGCAGCGGGCAGACGATTGATCTTGCCCTGACCCCTGATGCAGCTCCCGCAGCTCTGACAGCAGGGGACTTCGAATTCACGCCGCCCCCGGGCGTCGATGTTTACGAACCCTCTGACTACTAA
- a CDS encoding AAA family ATPase: protein MSDDLFAQPAPAQPLAAALRPTAAIEVVGQSHLLGDGKPLARCLRGEPLHSMILWGPPGVGKTTLAQLLCDASGSRMVKLSAVMDGVKAIREAVSVGEAERGAGRQCVLFVLWLVLFSCLFSCIFV from the coding sequence ATGAGTGACGATCTGTTTGCACAACCGGCGCCGGCCCAGCCCCTGGCGGCGGCCCTGCGACCGACAGCGGCGATAGAGGTGGTAGGGCAGAGTCATCTTCTCGGCGACGGAAAGCCTTTGGCGCGTTGCCTGCGGGGAGAGCCCCTGCACTCCATGATTCTCTGGGGGCCGCCGGGCGTGGGGAAAACCACGCTGGCGCAGCTCCTCTGCGATGCCAGCGGCAGTCGCATGGTCAAGCTTTCGGCCGTTATGGACGGCGTCAAAGCCATCCGTGAGGCCGTGTCCGTGGGCGAGGCTGAGCGTGGGGCCGGTCGGCAATGTGTGTTGTTCGTGTTATGGCTTGTATTATTTAGCTGTCTATTTAGTTGTATTTTTGTTTAG
- a CDS encoding site-specific integrase, with protein sequence MSRDTAQSYQNHLFRFLRYVENNHLSGEQGFPCVHNAHEIQASKVREYVNRVLPGELASSSLHAHAAALKAYFTFIDRVGIRESFAIEVERRARQAAASNEDSQHYLQYVARDHRTILLQKCSSLRDVLILRMGFEVGLRARENCGLFLEGSKRSRKDSLLRVFSELDDSNFSGVNQFEYLLRAKTKGGKSRLIYFSRSLVTAMRAYYLGERQTVAKNSNVYPEPDEFFLNNDSRFAGHPISDRLASDRFSTYKKLVPHLDPLLGYHDLRHTFATELYHQSLLDRHGNETRSQSAALLIVAQRLGHALGRDGRPGEVTTRYIRLKDAMLAIEDID encoded by the coding sequence GTGAGCAGGGATACTGCGCAAAGCTACCAAAACCACCTATTCCGATTTTTGCGATACGTTGAAAATAACCACCTAAGTGGCGAACAAGGCTTCCCATGCGTTCACAACGCACACGAGATTCAAGCATCAAAAGTTCGTGAATACGTAAATAGAGTTCTTCCAGGTGAGTTGGCATCATCGTCACTGCATGCCCATGCAGCAGCTTTAAAAGCATATTTTACTTTTATTGATCGAGTAGGGATCCGTGAATCTTTTGCAATAGAGGTTGAGAGAAGAGCGCGTCAAGCGGCTGCTTCCAACGAGGATTCTCAACACTACCTGCAATACGTAGCTAGAGACCATCGCACGATATTGCTCCAAAAGTGTTCAAGCCTCAGGGACGTGCTTATCTTGCGTATGGGGTTTGAGGTGGGGCTTCGAGCTCGTGAAAACTGCGGGTTGTTTCTCGAGGGTTCGAAGAGGTCACGAAAAGACTCACTGCTGCGGGTGTTTTCTGAGCTGGATGACTCTAATTTCTCCGGTGTTAACCAATTTGAGTATCTACTGCGTGCAAAAACCAAGGGCGGCAAGTCTCGATTAATTTATTTTAGTAGATCTTTGGTCACGGCCATGCGCGCGTACTACCTAGGTGAGAGACAAACTGTTGCCAAAAATAGCAACGTTTACCCGGAACCAGATGAGTTTTTCTTAAACAACGATAGTCGGTTTGCTGGGCATCCAATTTCGGACCGTCTAGCGTCGGATCGATTTTCGACTTACAAAAAACTCGTTCCACACCTTGATCCACTTCTGGGGTACCACGATTTACGGCATACGTTCGCAACCGAGTTATACCATCAGAGCCTTCTCGACCGGCACGGCAATGAAACGCGATCACAGAGTGCCGCTCTTCTGATCGTCGCCCAGCGCTTAGGACATGCGCTGGGTAGAGATGGTAGACCCGGAGAGGTTACTACCAGATATATCCGCCTAAAAGATGCAATGCTCGCAATTGAGGATATCGATTGA